In the genome of Mesosutterella faecium, the window CGACAGGGACAGGGCCAGGGCCGCTGACAGGGCCAAAGCGGAAATTTTTGAAATCATACTGGCAGTCTTATAGGTAGGAAAAGGGTGAGGGGATTAAACCGCGGAAAGGCCGATTTAATCCCCGGTGCTGTTCAGTTCAGCTTCAGTCAGGCTTTTTTGGCCCGGGCAGCGGCGCTGCAGGCGGACTCGCGCCCCCAGATGATCGCCGCGCAGAGCTGGGAGCCGCCGATGTAGTCGTTGTAAAGGAGGCCGCCGATCGCGTTGCCTGCCGCATAAAGGCCCGGAATCGGCCTGCCTTCAGTGTTGAGCACTTCGCCTTTGAGGGAAATCTTCGGGCCGCCGAAAGTGGCCGTCATTCCGCCCTGGAACGGGAAAGCGCGGAACGGAGGCTTGACCAGCAGCCGCGCGCCTTTGAGCGTATTGGGAGGAGTGAGCGTGCTGCCCTTTCCGGCCTTGATGGCGGCGTTGTACTGATCCACCACTTTCACCAGAGTCGCTTCCGGAATGTGAGCGTTTCTCGCGAGTTCGGCGATCGTGTTCCCGGTGTAGATCGGGGCGTGGTTTCTCTGATAGCGGTTGATGCGGTCCTGGACCGTCGAAATGTTCGTCACCTGGTCGTCAATGATGATGAAGGCCCAGTTGTTCGGTATGAGCTTCGGCATGGCCTTGGCGACATACACGTAGGTGTTGACCTCGTCGATGAAGCGCGTGCCGTCCTGTTTGACCAGAATGCCGTAATTAACCATGATGGACGGATTGGCGCGCGTCGGGCCGTGAATCGGACCGCCGTGGAACTGATCCATATTGACATACATGGGGTTGAAAGGCTCGGTGAGCGTGATGTTCTCGCCCGTGATGCAGGTCGATCCGCGGATCGGCATCCAGGCGACGTCCCCGCCCATATAGCTGTTTTGCGACACTAAGGATCCAACCAGAACCGTCAATAAGAAACCAACCAGTGCCGTCACGAAAGTGAGCGGCATATTTGGCTGAGAGAAGCACTTTTCTCTCTAAAACGACAAAGTCCACGAATATCATTCACGCTCCACTGCAGCCAAACAGATGGAGCAAACGCAAATGCTATCCATGGACCAAATTCATCTTATCAAGAAGCTGGCCGCCAGCGGCCGCTCAACCCGAGAAATAGCGAAAATTACAGGATTCAACCGTGAGACGGTGATGAAGTACATCAAAAAAGAGGCATCGATTCCTGAGCCTTTCCATAAGGAACGCGCCAAGAAGATCGACTCCTGCCAGCCTTACGTGCTGAATCTCCTGCAGAGCGACAGCG includes:
- a CDS encoding FAD-binding protein: MPLTFVTALVGFLLTVLVGSLVSQNSYMGGDVAWMPIRGSTCITGENITLTEPFNPMYVNMDQFHGGPIHGPTRANPSIMVNYGILVKQDGTRFIDEVNTYVYVAKAMPKLIPNNWAFIIIDDQVTNISTVQDRINRYQRNHAPIYTGNTIAELARNAHIPEATLVKVVDQYNAAIKAGKGSTLTPPNTLKGARLLVKPPFRAFPFQGGMTATFGGPKISLKGEVLNTEGRPIPGLYAAGNAIGGLLYNDYIGGSQLCAAIIWGRESACSAAARAKKA